The proteins below come from a single Vibrio natriegens NBRC 15636 = ATCC 14048 = DSM 759 genomic window:
- the cysQ gene encoding 3'(2'),5'-bisphosphate nucleotidase CysQ, with translation MPMTKDLSHLLPQVIEIARSAGQLILDIYQKKQYEEYTKSDETPVTSADIAAHKFIIERLSELTPDIPVLSEEDADISLSKRAQWQRYWLVDPLDGTQEFIARSGDFATIIALVDNNKPTLGVVYGPVSGVTYYAYSGKGAWKIPDMSESVRIHTHKHEHPGQNIAIAISRRQDINRITNRMSSAWNYELIPLGSAALKACLVAEGAVDCYLRLGPTGEWDTAATQCIVEEAGGRILSTQLEPLSYNERETLENPNFIVLGDESLPWNDILQRKD, from the coding sequence ATGCCAATGACAAAAGATCTATCTCACCTGCTCCCTCAAGTTATTGAGATCGCCCGCAGCGCCGGGCAATTGATCCTCGATATCTATCAAAAAAAGCAATACGAAGAATACACCAAAAGTGATGAAACTCCGGTGACCAGCGCTGATATCGCTGCACACAAGTTCATCATTGAACGCCTGAGCGAACTGACTCCGGATATTCCTGTATTGTCTGAAGAAGACGCAGACATCAGCCTGTCAAAACGTGCTCAATGGCAACGCTATTGGCTGGTAGACCCTCTCGATGGTACTCAGGAATTCATTGCACGCAGTGGCGACTTCGCGACGATTATCGCCTTAGTCGACAATAACAAGCCGACGCTCGGTGTTGTTTATGGCCCGGTATCCGGTGTCACTTATTATGCCTACAGCGGGAAAGGGGCATGGAAAATTCCCGACATGTCGGAGAGCGTGAGAATCCACACTCATAAACATGAGCATCCCGGTCAAAATATTGCGATTGCCATCAGCCGTCGTCAGGACATCAACCGCATCACCAACCGCATGAGCAGCGCCTGGAATTATGAACTGATCCCACTTGGCTCTGCTGCGTTAAAAGCGTGTTTAGTTGCTGAAGGTGCGGTGGACTGTTACCTGCGCTTAGGACCAACTGGCGAATGGGACACGGCCGCAACTCAATGCATTGTTGAAGAGGCTGGAGGTCGTATCCTGAGCACTCAATTGGAACCTCTGTCTTACAATGAGCGCGAAACGTTGGAAAACCCTAACTTCATCGTATTAGGTGATGAATCATTACCTTGGAATGATATTCTTCAGCGAAAAGATTAA
- the nudE gene encoding ADP compounds hydrolase NudE, with protein MSKRTPPEILSCQTVAKSKLFAVEALDLRFSNGEHRTYERMKPSGRDAVMVVPVTEQGDLLLVREYAAGTERYELGFPKGLIDAGETPHEAADRELKEEIGFGCNQLTALKQVILAPSYFSSKMTLFLGQALYPEKQEGDEPEPLEIVRWPLAQAEELITHMDFCEARSITALMLALKHLRNTTRNSNQ; from the coding sequence ATGTCGAAAAGGACCCCACCAGAGATTCTCTCTTGCCAGACGGTCGCAAAGTCTAAGCTGTTTGCAGTGGAAGCCCTCGACCTTCGCTTTTCTAATGGCGAACATCGCACTTACGAGCGTATGAAACCTAGTGGCCGAGATGCCGTTATGGTTGTTCCTGTTACCGAACAGGGCGATCTCCTGTTGGTACGCGAGTACGCGGCTGGTACAGAACGGTATGAGTTGGGTTTTCCCAAAGGTCTAATTGATGCGGGAGAAACGCCACATGAGGCGGCAGACCGCGAGCTGAAAGAAGAAATCGGTTTTGGCTGTAATCAATTAACCGCTTTAAAACAAGTTATCCTCGCACCCTCTTACTTTTCGAGCAAAATGACCCTGTTTTTAGGTCAGGCGTTGTATCCGGAAAAACAAGAAGGCGACGAACCTGAGCCATTAGAAATTGTGCGCTGGCCACTGGCACAGGCTGAAGAGCTCATCACGCACATGGATTTCTGTGAAGCACGCAGCATCACCGCATTGATGTTAGCACTGAAACATTTACGCAATACCACTCGCAACAGTAACCAATAA
- the nfuA gene encoding Fe-S biogenesis protein NfuA — MSNITITETAQTHFANLLGQQPEGTNIRIFVVNPGTQNAECGVSYCPPEAVEGTDTVLPYSGFSAYVDELSLPFLEDAEIDFVTDKMGSQLTLKAPNAKMRKVSDDAPLVERVEYAIQTQVNPQLAGHGGHVSLVEITDEGVAIVAFGGGCNGCSMVDVTLKEGIEKELLNQFSGELTAVRDATEHDRGDHSYY, encoded by the coding sequence GTGTCAAATATTACTATTACAGAAACTGCGCAAACGCATTTCGCTAATCTTCTCGGTCAACAGCCAGAAGGGACTAACATTCGTATTTTCGTTGTAAACCCAGGTACACAAAACGCTGAATGTGGTGTGTCTTACTGCCCACCTGAAGCGGTGGAAGGAACTGACACAGTGCTCCCATACAGCGGCTTTTCAGCATACGTTGATGAGTTGAGCCTGCCATTCCTTGAAGACGCTGAAATCGACTTCGTTACAGACAAAATGGGTTCTCAACTAACGCTAAAAGCGCCAAACGCTAAAATGCGTAAAGTGTCGGATGATGCACCGCTTGTTGAGCGTGTTGAATACGCTATCCAAACTCAGGTGAACCCACAGCTTGCTGGCCACGGCGGTCACGTAAGTCTGGTTGAAATCACTGATGAAGGTGTTGCTATCGTTGCATTTGGTGGCGGCTGTAACGGCTGTTCAATGGTCGACGTAACACTGAAAGAAGGCATCGAAAAAGAACTACTAAACCAGTTCTCTGGTGAACTAACTGCGGTTCGCGATGCTACAGAACACGATCGTGGTGACCACTCTTACTACTAA
- a CDS encoding ComF family protein: MLSHHWQNIMRRVLGSQCGLCRLPLKTAQSPNALRWCSHCFQYLNPIRRCQHCGLAMQETERSDTVCGECLAEPPPWQRLITLGDYAFPLSREVQRFKDHGESWHVEALTQLLAARISSPATLITSVPLHWRRYLSRGFNQSDVLARHLAAHLHRHFDPKVFRRIQYANSQRGHTKTQREQNLQGAFTLNKKPIYKHVAIVDDVVTTGSTVRQLCQLLLEVGVESIDIYCICRTPAPTSL; this comes from the coding sequence ATGTTATCTCATCACTGGCAAAACATCATGCGTCGCGTGCTCGGTAGTCAATGTGGTTTGTGCAGGCTGCCACTGAAAACAGCACAATCACCGAACGCTCTTCGTTGGTGTAGCCATTGTTTTCAGTATCTTAATCCGATTAGAAGGTGCCAACATTGTGGTTTGGCTATGCAGGAAACAGAAAGGAGCGACACGGTGTGTGGCGAGTGCTTGGCCGAACCACCGCCCTGGCAGCGACTCATCACTCTCGGAGACTATGCGTTTCCTCTGTCACGCGAGGTTCAACGCTTTAAAGATCATGGCGAGAGTTGGCACGTAGAAGCATTAACGCAATTGCTCGCGGCACGTATTTCTTCTCCAGCGACACTGATTACCAGCGTTCCACTGCACTGGCGACGCTATTTATCGCGTGGATTCAATCAAAGTGATGTACTTGCCAGACACTTGGCAGCCCATCTGCATCGCCATTTTGACCCTAAAGTATTTCGTCGTATCCAATACGCAAACTCTCAGAGAGGCCATACTAAAACCCAACGAGAGCAAAACTTGCAAGGTGCGTTTACCCTCAATAAAAAGCCGATTTATAAACACGTGGCGATTGTCGATGATGTCGTCACAACGGGCAGTACGGTACGACAATTATGCCAATTACTACTTGAAGTTGGTGTAGAAAGCATCGATATTTACTGCATCTGCAGAACACCTGCTCCTACTTCGCTCTAG